The following is a genomic window from Borreliella mayonii.
ATATAATTATTTATTAGTATAGAGTATTATGACTCATAACTTTAACTTTTTAAATCAATCATTTAAACTTGAAAATTCTAATTTTTAACTTGAATTTTCAAGAAAACCTAAACATTTAACTTAAAAATCACAAAACTACATAATCTTGAAAAGAATTTATCAATTTATTCTTTTTTTTTAAAAAAAAAATTTTTCATAATATAAGTATATAAAAAAAATTCGAAAAAAAACAATTAGAATTAGAAATGGTATTCTAAAAAAACCAATTAAAATTAAAAAAATCATAGAAAAACAACTCCATCAATTAATTAGAAATTGAGTTTACTAAGAGTATGCCTGCTTTATGAGGCAATACATTATTTAAATCTAAAATTGAATAATTATTCTCAAAAAAACTCTTAAAATTTTACAACGAAATTCTTGAAAAGAATAATCAAAATTCTTGCGATCTAAAAACAATGAAAAAATATCTTGATATATTAGAAAAAACAAAAACCATAGTGAAATTATCTTTTAAAAACAAGCCCACATATATGATTTATTATAAAATTAATTACCCCTTTAAAGGGTTTAGTTAAACACTACAAGACTAATATCTCCTAATATCAGATAAACTAAAACAACAGTTGGAACAAAACGATCCTACTACCATTTAATCGTAAAAAAATATTTCTTTGCAAATTAAGAAAATTTAGAAATATAAATCTTAAAGACATATATTTTTATATAATAAATAATAAAAAATTAATGGAGAACAATTGGAAAAGTTTTTGATAAAAATATTAAACATTAATCGCCATAATCGTACATATTGTAACTTATTAATTCTTATTTACACACTAGACAGCCTAAATTTCAACATGAGGTACTATAGTAGGAGCTTTATACGCCGCATATTCAATTCTAACTTGCATAAATATCTCAATAGTATTCGAAATATTGATATAGATTTATTAGAACAATATCTCGATGATTTAGAAAACAAAATAAAAATCATAACCAATAAATTTAGCTTTAAAAGAGATATATTCAAGCTTTACTACACAGTCAATTATCCTTTAGTAAAAATGTTACACAAAAATTATGGACTACTATAAATAGACTATGGGCTATAATTACCCTGTTTTTGAATTATAAAACACAATTAAAAAATCAGATATTGTAAATGTATTATGTCGCCTCATGAACCTAATAAAGAACAATTAAAACTAAAAAATATATAAATAAACCGTAAATTAGGAAAATTAATGTTACATAAAATGAATAGGGCTTAAGACAAATTCTTTTAAAAAAACTTGTTTTAAGCCCTATTTCATTGCTAATTTTATATAATTCGAGCTAACGTCGAACTAATTTATAGTATACCCAAAATTAAACTATAGTCAAGTTATATTTAAAATAAATTTAAACTAAAATTACTATAAAAGTAAATACTTTTATAGTAATTTTAGTTTCTAATAATATTCTATTTTAGATAGAGGTAATATAATGAATTTAATGATTAAAGAAGTATTAATGATATCCAGTTTATTTTGTAGCACTATCTCTTGTAAGCCATATGAAAAGCTTACAGGCAAAACTTAAACAGGCTTTAGCCAACAATAAGTATTTTGTCAATAATAATAAAGATATAAATAATAATAAAAGTATAAATTCTACTAATAAGCTAGATAATAATTCTCTAGATTCTGTAGAAGACAACAACAGAAGTGATCGTAAGGCTAGGAGCATTAGTAATGGAGAAGCAAATAATCAAGAATAAAAGTAAGGAAAAAGAAAATATCATAAAGAAAAGTAAAGAAAGTAATAATTTAGGAACACAAATAAATAATAATTTAAACACAAAGCACTCTAATACTAGTAAAGTAAATAACAATAATGTTGATAAAAAATCTCAACAAGTTAAATAAGGAATCTAATGAAGCTATTACTGCTAGGGAAATTATGTACGAAGCTGAAACTTTTTTAGAAAAAACTGAGAAAAAAACTGCAGACTTAGAAACAACAAAATCAAAACTTGATAAGATAAAAAGTGCTATTGAGGGTGCTCGTTCTTATTTAAATACTGCTAGAAAATCTAAATATAATACTAACAACAATACATTACTATTACATAACTTGAACCAAGAAATTAATAAGGTTAATAGCAGCCATGCTTCTGTTAAATCTCATTGCAATGATGCAATTGGTGCTTTAGCAAGATCTAAGGATGATTTTGAGAATACAAAAAGAAAAGCAGAAGGGGCTTTAGAAGAAGCTATAAAAGATATACCTTCTTTAGGGTATAATTATCTTTACTATTTGGATAGCTGATGCTCAAAAAGCAATCAAGAATGCTAAGAATAAAACAAGAATAACTTAACGATAAGATGAATAAGGCAAATGTAGAGCTTCTTAAATTAGAGAAAGCATATAAAGTTTTGCAAACTAAAAAAATCTTAGAAGTAGAGTTATAATCCTGAAAATTATAAAAACTTATACGAAAAGCTTCTCTAAACTTTAATTTTGGTTATTTTCTGGATTAGTATTGATATGAGGTTTTGGATTGACCTTTCCAATAGGTAAACATGATATGAAAATTGAATTTAATATTGCTGTAATAAAGTTAAGCTTAATAATATTTAATTTAGGTTTTTCAAAATGCTCTCCTTATAAATTTAAATTACTAAACATTAGTTTTAATTCAAAATAATAATATTAAATTTATTTGATATTGAAAATTTAATTTCTATTACATGTTTTTAGCGCTAATTTAGATTGTATGAATAAAAAAAGAGAAGAATTAACTTCTCTTTTTAAAATATCAAGTGCAGCATATTATTTTTTTTGTTTAGATTAATCAGCTTGATTTAGTAGATAAAGAGGATGAGAGTATTTATTCTTTATGTGGTTTGCTAGCGCTTCATCATTTGTTCTAATGCCACCAACATTTTTATTGTAAGCGTCAATAGTTGCGTTTAAAGTTTTAGCAAAGTTTTGTTTTATCTTTAAATCACGTTTTACATCTTGTAGTAACGTTTCGGCTTCTTTTTTGCTTAGAGTGCGTAATGTATCTTGTATTTTTTTTAAATGCACATCTTCTAATTTCAGTTGAATATCCCTTGATGTTTCGAAAAATTTACCAGCTACTCTTCGGTTCTTATCTGTATCAAGTTTTTCAAGAATTTCTTTTAATGCCAATATTTTTTTTGTATCGTAATTTAGGGATGGGTAAATTATTCTTTTTAATTTCATTTTTGCATGAAACATAAAATAATCATCTCTTTGAAGTTTAAAAGTCTCTAGGAAATCATATTGAACACTATCAGATTTAGCTATTTTAGCTATTTGTGTATCTTCTTCCTTTTTTTGAGCTTCTAGGCCTTTACCAATGTTTTCTAATTTTGAGATTGTGGTTTCTTCTTGAGAATTTTGATTTGAAGATTTTGAATTTTGAGATTCATTTTCAAGATTTTTATTATTTTCTGATGAATTTTCTGAATTGGTATGGCTGTTTAGGTTTTTTAGATTTCTAGAATTGTTGCTTCGCTTTACTTTTTTTAGGGTTTTAGAAGTAGTAGGATTTTTTAGTTTGTTTGGATTAACCTTGCCAAAAGGTGAACATGATATGCAAATTGAAGTTAATATTGCTGTAATAACGTTAAGCTTAATAATATTTAATTTAGAATTTTTCAAAATGATCTCCTTATAAATTTAAATTATTAAATATTAATTTTATTTCAAAATAATAATATTACAATTTAATATTGTTGTCAAATAGTATTAAACTTATTTGATATTAAAAATTTAATTTCCATTGATGTTTTTAGCGTGAATTTAGATTACATGAATTTTAAGAATAAAAGTTAATTCTTTTCTTTTTAAAATATAAAAAGTGCAACAATTTGTATGGATTTAATAGATTTAATTTAGGGAATAAAATCTAAGCATTCTTTCATAAAATGGTCTTCGAGATTTTTTATATTTGTTTTAATATCTCAAAAATTTCGATTGCAAGCTTCAATAGTTGCGGTTAAGGTTTTCGCAAAGTTTTGAGATATCTTTAAATTCTTTTCTATGTATTGTAATAAGCAAATATGTGTTTTCTTAGCGATCTAGAACTAAATTCACTCCAAAGACTTGAAGGAGCTAGATAAGTTAAATTACCCTTTTCTTTTATTAGTTTTAAATTAAATGTAACAAAGTATCTAAAAAGATTTGGATCACCGCCACTAGAAAAATCTTTAAAATCATTTTTATAAATATTGTTAATAGTAATTATACTATTTTTTTCTTCATTATATTCAATATTTAAAGGGTGATTATCTTTACTGAATATTTCTTGCCTTATTTTATTTTACTCTTTTATGATTAGTTTTCTGTAGTTAGGAATATGTTTTGAGAAAAATTCTGCTTCATTAAACTTAGTTTTCTCCCATGGAGGATTCCCAATTACAATATCAAATCCTTCCTGAATATCTGGAAACTCAATTCCATAGTGGAAAAATTTATAGTAGCTACTTAATTTTCTAATTTTCTCTATTTTTTCTTTATCTTTACTAGAGGGTTTATTGCCCAAAATATTTTCAATTAAGCTAATTACAGCTGTAATATCACTAAATTCTATATTTAAAGATTTATCAAAAGATAATGAATAAAGCTTAATTAAAGAAAATATTATTCTTAAATTATCTGTATCTTCACTTTTATCATATTCTTTGTATATATTTTTAGATTTTTCTATATCTTCTTTAGTAGTATCGTTAATGCCTTTAATTTTTTGATAGCTATCTTCTAAAATAATTGTAATTTCTTCAATTCTTTTTTTAAATAAAGAAAATCCACTTTCAAATTTCTTTTTCGTAATATCAAAAAATTCATCTTTGGTATATCCTAGCAGAGCATTTCCTACTTTTATATGATGCTCAATAAAGCTTAGTGGTGTTCCAAAAATAAAAGTATTAATCCATAAACTTAGCATAGTAATTTCAACCGAAATCGGATTAATATCAACACCATAAATACACTTCTTTAGTAGCATCCTTTTAAGCACTAATTCTTTACTTATTGAAGAACAGCTTAAAACCAGGTCTCCTTTAGATATAAAAATTATTGATAATTCTTGTGGATCGGGCCATTTTTTAATTTCTTGTCTAGAATACTTAACAGAGAAAGTATGGTACGAGCGAGATAAATTTGAAGATGTAAAAAAAAGAGCTTGATAAAGAATATAGAGCTATTCTTAAAGAAAGTGAAGAATATGGTGTTCAAGATAGTATAAGTGATATGACCATAAAATTAGTTAAATCGTCTGGGGTATAATATGCTCCGCTTTTTTTCTATCAAGAGATCTAGATGTAAGATAAATAAATAATCTGGCTAAAAAAATCGACTAAAAGTTGTTAATTTGAACACAAAACATTTCAATTTAAATGAAGCTTTTACAGAGGCAAGTATTCAGGTTTTAGAATTCTTTTGTATGTATTTTAATACAATAAGATCTAATTTATTGAAATTATTATTATTTAATTTTATGTATGTATTTATTTATAAATTTTATAAGGATTAAATTTTAATATTTAATTTCCATAAATAAGTATAATGATTCAGTATTTAACAATTCTTGAGAAAAGATAAAATTGGTAATAATTTACGTATTATGTTTATTGCGCCTAAAGTAATCTATTTAATGTTAGAAAAAGAAATTGAAGAGGAAAAACTCGAAATTTAAATTTTTTTGCTGAAAACAGTTATAAAAGGGGTTGAGGGTTGGCGAATGGTTATCAATTTTATCAATCTAAAATTAGAAGAATAACGAATGGGGAAAAGGAAAGTAATTTAAGATCTTATCTTAATTAAAAGACAATATTATTATAAGGCAGGAGGAGCAGAACCCTTAGTTGCTAATACTATATATAAAGAATTAATATTATTTACTACTGAAAATAATATTAGCGACTAAACTGTAAAATTAGCATTAAAGAATAAAGTATTAATTCCTTTTTATGAACATCCGAAGAATAGAGTTTGCTTTAAAAATAAATATTTTTTAGATCTAAATATAGAGGATTTTTATTTTATCAAAAAAGAAAAGTCATAGAAAATAAAATTTAAGAATGCCTTATCTTATTAAGATACGAAAAATCTTATTTTTTAAAAAAAAGAATTTATAACTAAAAGCCTAATATTTTATATAATTTCATTCATTAATCCTTACATAGACATAATGATATGCTCTTTTTCTAAACTAAAACTTTCTGGATTTTCAAGTATTAGGGATTCTCAATTTTTTAATATTAATTAAATATTAAAAACTATTAATTGAGGACAATCTACATTAAATACCCCCCATTTTATAGCTTTGGAAGCTATCTCTTCCTTTTCAAGATTTTCAAGATATTCTTTGATTTTTTATAAATCACTTTTTAAGCTTTTTAAATCATTCCTAATATCACTAATTTCTACAGTATTTTTTTAAAAATTACCATCTTTTATTTTACTTGCTTCTTAAGTTGTTTCTAGTATTTATAGGTTTAAAAATAGATTGTTAGCATTAACATCATCCATGTTTTGTCCCCACATGTTATATATAGAGTCCCTAGCTTCACTTCCTATAATATCATCATATAATAGGATAAGTATCCCTATCTTAAGCCCTTTGTCCAGGCATCTCTTTTTCTCTTTTAATATTATCAATGTTACTAATTATAGTATCTATTTTATTTGTAGCTTTTTTTTAATTTGATTTTTAGCTCTTTTTTCAAGAGGATTCTTATTTGCTGCTTCTTATCGTTCTTTTTTCCTTTTTTATATTCCTTTATTCTTTTTATTTTTGACCACCACTTTGTATTATTTTTTAATATTGGCCGATTGTTTTAGGGCTATTTTTCAATGTTGGAGGCGGATTATAAGCACCCTATTGTTAGGGCCGTAACTCTGCATTAATTCTTTATTTAAAAATCTCTTAAATTTCTATTAATGAATTGAAAGATAATAATTTATTTTAAGATAGAGGATAGTGTTGATTCAAATTCTTTATTTAAGTAAAAGTGGTTTAGTTTACTGGATTATATAGAATATAATATAATTAAGTATGTTGAGGATATATATATGAGCAAAAAAAATAAAAAAATTATTTCTTAATGATAGAATTGAATATAATATTACTGACAATTTATCGAATTTAGATGCTAGTATAGATAAAAATTTGATGGTTTACAAAGATTTAAAAGAACAATTGAAATTGAATTTAGAAAATGAAATTGACACTAAAATTCAAAGAATGAGAATTCTATGTGAAATTAAAACAAAAAAACTTTATAAATACGATAGTTTTAAAAGTTTCTCTCAATATTTAAAGACTTTTGTAGTTGCTAAAACCCAAGCGTTTTTTTATTTAAAGCTTTACTCAAAATTTTAGAGGGTAGTATATCTATCGATAAGATTAAAGAATTAGGATTTGAAAATATAAAAAAATATATTTTAAAAAAATCATTTGATTCTAATAATAATATAAGTAAATTAGATAATAAAAATATCTTATTAAGAAATTAAAAAATTTTAATTAAATAGATATTTATTAATCTTCTTTTAGTAGAACACAATTTTAGAAAACTTCGGTGTAGAATTATTTCTTTTTTCTATTGATAAGGGGTTTAAACATATAATAATTTATTTCTATTATTATTTATAAATTTGCTTAAGATGGCTTTGAAAAAATAAATAGGGCTTTAGAGTGTCTTTTGTTAAGTATTTTTATAGTTTTATACACCCATTTATATCCTATAAAAAATAAAACAGAGCCAAAATAAATTTTGTATACAAAAAGCATAATAGAAATGCCTAATAATATTATCTATATTTTCTTAGTTATTACATTTATTACTTATTTATTTATCTTTATTTTAGGCTTAACTGTATTATAAGTAGTGCTTAGTTTGTCAATAGCAATAATTATTTGTTTCCCACTTCGTCTGTTGCTTTATTAGCAAACATCTTCGCTCTTTTAAATCCATTTTCATTATCAAAAGCCATACCGGTAATAGACGCCCACAATAACATCAACAGCGTGGTCTCCCTATCCCCATTAGCATACTTCTCAACAGCAGTATCTTTAAATTCATTAACAGCTTTCTTAAATTCGGCAGAAGATAATCTAGATGCCATAACAGCAAAAGTATTAGCATAAGCTACACTAGCTGATTCTATGGTTTTTCTAGAAACAGTAAGAACATCTTTAACTGTTTTTAGATTATCTAAATTTCTTTTCTTTTTCTCCGCATCAGCTTTTTTAGTCTCTGTATAATCGTTTTCTTTTTCTATTTTATTTTCAGCTTCTTTAGCCTTTTTTATAACTTCCTTATATTTATTAATTGTATTATTCAAAGTGCTAACGTCATAACCAGTTGCAGCTTGCTCTAACGTTTTGTTAAGTTTAGAATACTCTTTATCTAGTTTATTGTTTTCTAGGTTGATAAGGGCTTGGCTACGTCTTGCATAAGGCCCGTTGCTAAAACATCCAATATACTATAATCAGTACAACCAGAATAAGTTGCAATAGTATTATAAGAACCTGTATATTTGTTATAAATAGAATTTAGCCTCCCTTGATATGTTATAGTTTTGTAAAAAAAGGCCTTAAGCTTATCCACATCTTCTTCGGTTAATTTGCCAGCAATCTTTTCTTGGTCGCATTTACTAATACTAGAATCAGGATCATCAAGTATGAGTTCGCTATTAGCATGCTCTGCAACTTGAGCTAAAGCAACCTTACTAGTAATTACCTTTTCTGTTTCCGTCTTGCAAAATGCCTAAGCCTATATTGCCAATATTCCCAGTGGCATCACTTAAAGATGTATTTTGTTTATTTGCATCACCATTTCTATAGAATTTACATG
Proteins encoded in this region:
- a CDS encoding complement regulator-acquiring protein; the protein is MIKLNFITAILNSIFISCLPIGKVNPKPHINTNPENNQN
- a CDS encoding complement regulator-acquiring protein, coding for MKNSKLNIIKLNVITAILTSICISCSPFGKVNPNKLKNPTTSKTLKKVKRSNNSRNLKNLNSHTNSENSSENNKNLENESQNSKSSNQNSQEETTISKLENIGKGLEAQKKEEDTQIAKIAKSDSVQYDFLETFKLQRDDYFMFHAKMKLKRIIYPSLNYDTKKILALKEILEKLDTDKNRRVAGKFFETSRDIQLKLEDVHLKKIQDTLRTLSKKEAETLLQDVKRDLKIKQNFAKTLNATIDAYNKNVGGIRTNDEALANHIKNKYSHPLYLLNQAD
- a CDS encoding chromosome replication/partitioning protein; translated protein: MVYKDLKEQLKLNLENEIDTKIQRMRILCEIKTKKLYKYDSFKSFSQYLKTFVVAKTQAFFYLKLYSKF